A genomic segment from Phragmites australis chromosome 6, lpPhrAust1.1, whole genome shotgun sequence encodes:
- the LOC133922019 gene encoding protein MKS1-like, whose protein sequence is MDASSDRSSPRSRQLQGPRPPPLAVSKDSHKVRKPPVAPHPRHHHLQPASQQQQQHHHQQQQARAPVIIYDASPKVIHTKPGDFMALVQRLTGPGAGASAAPAQFDAAAGAGPSTAPPVPLEFQPREFLLSPTAALSPAARLAAIERSVRPLPPAPAPSYFADDYSTSFAADMDSFAAVLGPPSVRPGILSPAALPPAASTGLFSPLPFDPSCLSWLGELSPFLPSAGAARAAAGLEAPFAPSPCSSLLLATPTMPSPATFSVLEFFSNFPDL, encoded by the coding sequence ATGGACGCCTCGTCGGACCGGTCGTCGCCGCGCAGCCGGCAGCTGCAGGGCCCAcgcccgccgccgctcgccgtcagCAAGGACTCCCACAAGGTCAGGAAGCCGCCCGTCGCGCCGCATCCAAGACACCACCACCTGCAGCCGGcctcgcagcagcagcagcagcaccaccaccagcagcagcaggcgcGGGCGCCCGTCATCATCTACGACGCCTCGCCCAAGGTCATCCACACCAAGCCGGGGGACTTCATGGCGCTCGTCCAGCGCCTCACCGGGCCGGGCGCGGGCGCCTCCGCTGCCCCGGCGCAATTcgacgcggcggcgggggcaggGCCGTCCACTGCGCCGCCGGTGCCGTTGGAGTTCCAGCCGCGGGAGTTCCTGCTCTCGCCCACCGCGGCGCTCTCCCCGGCCGCGAGGCTGGCCGCCATCGAGAGGTCCGTCCGGCCGCTGCCTCCTGCGCCGGCGCCCTCCTACTTCGCCGACGACTACTCCACGTCCTTTGCGGCGGACATGGACAGCTTCGCGGCGGTTCTCGGCCCGCCGTCGGTACGGCCGGGGATCCTCTCGCCTGCGGCGCTCCCGCCGGCCGCGTCCACAGGGCTGTTCTCGCCGCTGCCGTTCGACCCGAGCTGCCTCTCCTGGCTAGGCGAGCTGAGCCCGTTCCTCCCCTCTGCCGGTGCTGCCCGCGCGGCAGCCGGGCTGGAGGCGCCGTTCGCGCCGAGCCCGTGCAGCAGCCTGCTGCTGGCCACGCCCACCATGCCGTCGCCGGCCACCTTCTCCGTGCTCGAGTTCTTCAGCAACTTCCCAGACCTGTAA